The Branchiostoma lanceolatum isolate klBraLanc5 chromosome 19, klBraLanc5.hap2, whole genome shotgun sequence DNA segment tacatgtacatccattgAAAATATGACCAAAGAGCTAATTAATTTACCACTCTCCATTACTGACAAACAGAACCAAGAATAGAAAGTCAAACAGTTACACCTCCATGTCCCAAAAAAAGCGATTTGTACAACTTTGTCTTTAACTTAATGTTTGAAATTATGATGTTTTATTAGGCATGGAACACAGTAATAGAGGAAACAGAGACGGTGAGTCGTTACATCAAACAGAATGCAGAAGAACTGAGCAGTGTGACACTGGAGAGAATTACAGCTCTCATCAGGGACAAGAAACAGACCCAGCAGATCTATAGGGCTGGCAGAGAGAGGATAGACCAGGACTttaaacaggtacatgtatgatcgTATATTacattctcctatgcagagctTTGTCGGTGGCCTATACATTTATAATTGGGGAGGTTCTGCTGAACAGAGCTGTGGTTTCCACTTTTGAGGGTGTGGCCTCttaccagctgtcagccaatcagagaattggctttacctaaagaaaacattgtggcagttgattggctgacagctagtTAGAAGCcatgcccacaaaagtggaaacctcagtctGATTTATCAGAGCCTCCACAAGGTATGTTGTATTGGCCACTGGTAGAGCTCTGCATAGGTAAATAATATTTAATGTAGAAGAATGCTGAAAATGATTGTCTGTGTTTATGTGTGGAGGGTCTTTTgaaaattacattgtacatcaagGCCATACTTCAAAATATGACAGCTTGAAAAacagaaatgttacattttatgGAAAAAGTTAGTGACTAACCTTATAAAAGTCACTGTGGCACTTCCCCCTTCCCAGCCTGTCAGGGTCAGGTCAAGGTCATCAAACATACCATCATGTAGTTTTTTAGCTATAAAGCCTTTCTTTATGTCATCTCTTACCAAACTGCAGGTTGTAGACCAGGAAGTAAACAAGCATAAAAGCAAGTACAAGGAGGCAGGCAGGGAGACCAGTCAAGCCAAGAGGAAGTACGAAGAAGCTGTGTCAAAGGGTGAGGAATAGATTAATTTATTCTGATTGGGTAAGAAATTAAGTTTTGTATAACagtctctgattggttagttGTGGGCCAATGACATGGTGCAAACTTTAGGCTCCATGATTGGTTTGTTATGGACCAATCACAAGGTAACATCTCTTTATTACCATAATTTCAACCTCACAGCATCTCCTTGTTGCCATAAACAAAAACATCTGCTAACCTTTTTTAGATTCATCGGCACTGACTCTATTCCCTTGTAAAATTGATACTAAAAATAACTGCTACATCAATATGGAACTCTAACAATTTACTCATAACAGttgcaacatttaaaaataTGTTGCGACGAGTAACTATGAACTGACTATGATTACCGAATATGGAAATGATGATATATCGTCAACTTATCTTTATAtgctgaatatgattatggaattcTGATTGTAACTTTATCTTTGTATAAGAATTTATGTTCTATTTTCCGATGGTACGAtgaaaggacccctgacctcctcccttgaacccttgaaaaacggcctcggccgaaggAGTActtttgcatactttcaagATTAAattaaggttgaaaaaaaattaatgaaaaataataatCTCTAAAAATGACAAGAGCAAAAGCTTAAACAGTCTTGCTTTTTATCATTTAGGTAAGGCTGGCAGGGACTTGGACAGTACAAAAGATCGCTACGTGAAGAAGACCAGAAAGCTGCATGCGACGCACAATGACTACCTCCTGGCCACCAAAAGTGCCATCCTTCACCAGAACGGTTACCGGGAAACCCTGTTACCACGGTTACTGGACTCACATCAACAGAACCAGGAAGAAATTGCAGACCAACTGTAAGAAGCATTGGTGTACTCATGTTTTAGATTTTTGCAAAAAacttataattttgtaaaatcttGTGTTGTTCAAAGTGAAATATTATTTTAACCTCCCTATACATGTACGTCAACAAAATTTTTTGTACGTCAGACTTTTAAAATCTAATGAAAGAATACATCTAAGCTACATGAATTCTACACTGCTGTAGAGAAAAAAGAGGATTTCTTTTCTGCTTGAGGGTTTCTGGGTTTCTGATTGGTTAGTTGTGGACCAATCACATAGTGCTAGCATTAGGCTCTGTGATCTGTTTGTAATGAACCAATCACAAGGgacaatttcttttttatcataattagtttctttctttccaaATAATTTTGCTGTAGGAAGGACATCTTGGCTGACTACCAGAAGAAAACTAACTTGACCAGAAAGGAGTTTCAGAGCTCTCACAGAAAGGTGGAAGAAACTTTAGCAGCCTTGCAGTCAAAGGAAGAGTATAACAGCTTCATACAGCAACACAAGTGAGTAGAGACCTCATGGGAAAAATGTTTATTGTAACAATGTTAACCAAGGAATAGAATATGTAACTGTGGTGAGCTTGAATTTTAGAGATTCCAGTAATTTTGATTCTCTAGTGAATAAAACTAATCTCTCAGCTATGATGATATTATAAAATATTATAATGTAAAGCTGACACACCATTGAAATTCGTAGAAGCATACActtctgatttgcatatgaaattTTACTATTTATCAACTGTGAATTTTCAGTGCCTTAACTCTAAAGCTGTTGATGTATGGAATCACCAAAGAAGTCGCAATTTGAAAGTGTTAGTAAAAAAGAATAACAGAGCATGGTTTTTGTtagtgatgcacgttgtcttgAGGACTGGTACAGAAATCAGAGTGTTTTATAGAAGGCATTTTACAGAATTTGTAATCATTGTGATGTCTACTTTCAGACATGAACCCCCACCGTATGTCAACATTGACTTTGACAAGTCAGTGTGGGAAGAGTACAAAGACCCCATGTTAGAAAACCAGGAGGTTGTACTGAACAACCTGACCTTCGAGACAGTACAACACAGGTAAACAGCAACTCATTGATTAGACATCGAATCACTTTTGTAAAGGGTTACCTGTACATTTCCACAGATTTTCAACTCTTTTCAAATCTTGACTTGAGTACACAATCTATGTCTATAACTGTTACAGAATATGACACCTCTGTATTTGAATTGGATATGCTTTAACACACAGTCTACAATATCACAGTTCCCAAAATTTTGCTTATAAGCCTGCCCTTGCCAAAGCTAAAAGGCTTAATGCTAAAAGTTTTGATGCTGCCTTAGTCTGGAATTAGTGCACATTACCTGGGtaattttacagtaattgtGACTGTCcaaattatatacattgtacacaaaaaGTCAGCCATGTATCGGATTGACTTCATTTTTATTTGTAAAGCGTGTTTCAGTCTtaggaaacattttgaagttcggtatttaaaaaaaaaaaaaggtttagtGTAACAATCCTTCTTACCATTATCTTAGTGCTGCACTTCTTTAGTGCAAGATCAATGTTTTCACTTGAGAAAGAGAATAATTCTCTCAACAATTGACATAAACTTTTCCCTATTTTCCAGCTCGACCATGTTTGAAGCCAGCCTGAGGGACTGTAAGACACACCTGGATGAGAAACTGAAACAACTGAACGAAAAGGAAACAGAGATCACTGAACTGCAGAAACTGGGAACAGAAGGAAAAGCAGAGTCAGTCCTCATCTTTTTTCTTGGTGTCTCTCCTTAACTTATTTCTTCTCAGAATTCCAACTCCTATCATTGCTTTCTAACTTATCAAAGTACCCGTCCggtagttttgttttgttaatgtTATGCTTCAATTTATGATTGAAATTATTTCTTACTTGATGATCATGTGATGCATCTTTAAGTTATAACCATACCTTAGGGCATTTTAACAGTATGTTCTGTTTCTCTCTATGATCTTCTATACTACCTTGCAGTGTAAGTCATTTTACCTTGTGTTTGCATGCACTTTTGCTTTAGATCCTGAGTGAATGTAACTAATACACTGTTCTATACTCAAGCCAATCCATTCCTAATACAACTTGTACCTATTGCTAGAAACTATAAATTCCAAAGTGATGTGCATttatagtacaatgtagttgggTAATAATGATATTTTTAGATTCAAATTCAGAGTCTGAAACGGCATAGAAATTGTCCAAGTGATTGTCTAAATGTTCATCAAACCCCCAGATGCTGCGTAAAGACCCGTGAACAGAGGGAGCTCAGCCAGGCGATAAACGAGCTGAAGTGTACGGAGATGAAACTGACGGCACAGGAGGAGATGTTACAGTCCAAGATCTCCGAGCTGGGCGACAAAGAACCGCCCTCGGGAATCGACATCGCTGATGTTTCAGTTCCACCGCCAGCTGCTGGGGTAGGTGTACAGTGATGTTGGAAATGATTGCAATTTTTCCAGTACTGATTAGAGTCTGTGGATtttaaccctagtcctgctgagcccgatGATTGTCGGTTTGCACAAATAACACATGCTCGTTCTAAATGCTAGCCaggacaattgtcgggttgagggtatttctagaatgcatACGTGCACCCGTGCGGTTGTTGTAAAGCAAAGTAACTAAGAATGAGCAATaccaaactagtaccctttatTTCAAAGGTGTCTACTAGTAGGTACTTCAGGagtggaggtatagttttgctctggaaatcagcaggacaagggttaagatatTCCCTTAAACTTAGCTTTAGCCTTtaaagcacactgaagtagccgtttgacacccaattccctattggttacagagttaggcagcatggaGAAGCTTCACCTTAAGACAATCAGAACTTTTCAAatttgattcatgtcacttaaGATCTTGACATGATCATGAAATTTAGCATTTATAAATGGGAGAGCACCCTAACACAATTTTAGCAAATGCATCCTGGGAGTCTCTTTTAATCTGATCTACCAGATCACATCTTTACCCTGACAATCAGTGAACAAATTGCTGTTGAACTTAATAACGTTTAATTTGCTCTAGATTAACAAGAAAGCTCTTTATGATActtatatatacagtcaaacctgtctatagcggtcactcaagggactggccaaaactggccgctaaggacaggtggccgctatggagaaaatgttgattaattgaccacgagtgacacatgttttcagtacccactgagatacattttttttattcaccgtacagtacacatgtaaacattaacatAGGTAAGGCATATTTCAGAAATTCGattcttgttcttttacttctattatgggcttgaaaaaatctgccaactccaaaatccatggcttactcgagcttcatgtctgaacagaccagcattgCCATACCCTACTCTTGATCATTCGCGACTGCTTcactgccggcacacgcgtcaccaacgagttctaatcatatgaaactaagtccttcgcagcaaaatgccacctagttagttaagaacaaaatatatgttgctcagttgccacttactgttagttctcgaccgttttcaaacataaaatcgtggcgacaattttccttgtctgttgttgtttgcttgtcacgATCGGCTTCTAccttagcgcatcagatacatgtgcgggctgtattttccaaaaactaccgtaatttttgcccagtccaaatgcacagaaattgtcaaatatgctacgatgtacaaacgcaagccatgtgaagaaaaaccatggataatctaacaaagataaaacattcttgttttctttatcattattatcctgtcaagttgagttcacataaacttgataactgcataaaaaaatgaagattttgaacccggcttGTGGTcgcgatgcggcttccaccggcgcacattgcccgttatcggcagtgttactgtactcgcgggaccgaaaatcgtctggccgcgaccgcgttggacaggtggccgctatagcctaattcttaatgcttatgtcaatgggaaaaatccaagggaccgacaaaaagtgaccactatgggcaggtggccgctatgcaaaggtgaccgctaatacaggtttgactgtatcatcatcatctcatcatcttgtcgtgagagtgtcacggatgaacatcaccctcctcctccagtcctccctgtccatTGTTCTTGGTAGTTCTTGCAGAATAATGTATTATATGATTGATAAAAATCAAAGCTGTATTTTTAatgcattcttttttttcttttaggaGAAGACTGGTGGAATCAAGAAGATCAAGTCCATATTCTACACAGGGTTGAGGATGGGTGGAGGTGGTGGACGGACGAGTGTCAGCTCCGAGGACCCGGACCCCAACGATGTACATGAGGAAACCAACGATGACGCCTACCATGATGTAAACGTAATTATATGATGTTTTTAGAATATAGGAACTTGTTGTTTAATTTCTATACACCCTGCTTTCATTAGAATTTAGATGCATTTTTGCCGCACAAACGTTTTAATTCTCAATGTTGAAATACCTAATGCTTAATATAATGTATTATCCATGAAGACATTAGGGATTATCCATGGAGACATGAGGGGTATTGAAAAACAAATGTTACGTATTTCCTAAAGGCTTCTTCAGTATTGAGTATGGTGTACTGGTTTAGCAATCTTGCTCCAAGAACGGAAGGTCGGGGGGTGTAAGTTCTGGCCCCTTGTTGCTACCCAACTTGCATACCATTAGAATTTTGGGTTATAAGTTCTCTGGGAAAGATATTGTATCCATCTAGCATTGATCTTGTacagtgtatatacatgtacacatgcaaGTTATAATACTATATGTCCTTCTTAACTGCAAAACTTATTCTAGCTAAAACTAAATAAAGATACCTTAAGTTTCATTTTTCCTTCATACTGTAAGTCATGATATCTTTGCAATGGATTCCCAGTTTTGTCTTTTGTtccaactgcaaacttaaagacaTTGCTACAAAGTCTTTACTTTCACCTTGCTGCAAAATTTAAGTGCCATGAAAGGTATATGTTCAGTACTTGGATTTTACCTAGAACTCCTATTTTCTTTGgcttaaccttaagcacactgaagtaccagtttagcacccaattccctattggtaaTATGATACtgagttagacagcagggagaaggttaaagaaatgaCACCGACCTCTTGTTACAGATGTTCCCAGCGAAGTCCCTGACAGATGAGGAGTGGTACCACGGTGCCATCCCTCGCACAGAAACATCACAACTGCTGAAGGAGGAGGGGGACTTCCTGGTACGGGAGAGCTCccagaaaccaggagaatatgtGCTGTCTGTGAAATGGGGAGGGATCCCTAAACACTTCATCATACAGAGCAATGCAGAGGTACAAACCATACGTAATTCATCTATTTATATTAGCACTGTAATGTGTCAAAAcaggggtcgtgtggcgtaacggcaggatttccgactcagaaccaaggggttctgggttcgaatcccctgctgccaccgatcttgtgcctttgggaaaaaaggtacttaacacaattttccccactccacccaagtgtaaaaatcgggtacattatgtgtgtgggtcacgacatcagcaatagctgcctgtgtcccacgtgtattgcactgttgcaactCCAATAAATCAAAACAGGGATTGGAACAAAGCTGAAAATATCCTATATTCTTTGTCAAAAAGTTATATTGTTTGCTATAGTGTGCATGGGATAAAGTTTGATTCCCTAGTAGTAATATATTATCATagtctggtacatgtacatgtagcttgctgGTCTTATGGTGTtacgtgtacatacatgtacatgcacatgttccTAGTGTCCATTGTTTAGTGTTTAAAAACCCTtacacttgacttgacttcgGTTTCTGTTCAATTTGTCGAAATGGAGGCGTAGGCAAGGGTAATTTCCTTGATACATTGAGCCCATTTTTAGTATTGTCTTcttgtcacaaccagtggaaaatTAGCATAAATTTCTGTTAGTTAAACTTGATCTTGATACATAATTCATTTTccatttttccatttttgtctGTACAGGGCCAGTTCAGGTTTGAAGGGCAGGCTTTCCCCACCATTAATCAGCTGATCACCCACCAATGGCAGAGCGGACAGCCGGTCACCAAGAAGTCTGGCACCATCCTGGCTAGTCCGGTCAAGAAGGACAAGTGGGAGCTCAGccatgatgatgtcatcatcgGGGAGAAGCTGGGCAGGGTCAGGATAACTGTTTTATGCATacttcaaaatttgcatactccTAATGCTCTTGTACCTCTGTAATACTGTAGGAACATTCTccctaaatagctttaaagaacggctGCAAAAACTAGGTGTGACagaccgtttggtgtaatataaccagctgctaccatgctgcgtgcctgcgaagcttgtgtgtaacgccgaagggcggttatttCAGCTACCGGTATCATGCAGACACAGATACCTCCTGTGCAGAGTCTCTATAGCAACTGTCAGTCATTTAATCTAACCTCATCCTTGCTGAGTAATCTGTTTAAAAGTAAATTTACCAGTTTGGATCCTGGATTCACACATAGCATGACAAAAATACAGTCTCACcaagttttttttagttttcttttttaattgcaACTTTTAGTTCTTCAAGATTTCTGTCATTAAGTTTAGTTAAGCTTAGTTCAGTATACTTTTATATTAGTTTACTTGTGAAAACTTTCCACAGCTTTAGTGCAAGCCTTTGAATACAAGCAGTCTAAACACTCAGTCAGAAGATAGGGTAATAGGATAATGTTGACGAGGGTCCAAACACATGACCTATGTTTGACTTTGA contains these protein-coding regions:
- the LOC136426015 gene encoding tyrosine-protein kinase Fer-like isoform X2, which gives rise to MGFGKHLQSGGDAHQALLHLMDQELKLLETIQRCIHIRIKSDREYAMALSGITTFANKHKILDIETPTLNAWNTVIEETETVSRYIKQNAEELSSVTLERITALIRDKKQTQQIYRAGRERIDQDFKQVVDQEVNKHKSKYKEAGRETSQAKRKYEEAVSKGKAGRDLDSTKDRYVKKTRKLHATHNDYLLATKSAILHQNGYRETLLPRLLDSHQQNQEEIADQLKDILADYQKKTNLTRKEFQSSHRKVEETLAALQSKEEYNSFIQQHKHEPPPYVNIDFDKSVWEEYKDPMLENQEVVLNNLTFETVQHSSTMFEASLRDCKTHLDEKLKQLNEKETEITELQKLGTEGKAECCVKTREQRELSQAINELKCTEMKLTAQEEMLQSKISELGDKEPPSGIDIADVSVPPPAAGEKTGGIKKIKSIFYTGLRMGGGGGRTSVSSEDPDPNDVHEETNDDAYHDMFPAKSLTDEEWYHGAIPRTETSQLLKEEGDFLVRESSQKPGEYVLSVKWGGIPKHFIIQSNAEGQFRFEGQAFPTINQLITHQWQSGQPVTKKSGTILASPVKKDKWELSHDDVIIGEKLGRGNFGDVMRGVLKDDKTPVAVKTCRETLPKQVKDKFLMEARILKQYDHPNIVRLIGVCSQRHPIYIVMELVPNGDFLTFLRNQGGILTTNQLVKMSLDAAAGMAYLEAKSCIHRDLAARNCLVGNNNAVKISDFGMSREEEDGVYNVSGGMKQIPIKWTAPEAMNYGRYTTESDVWSFGVLLWEVFSLGSTPYPGMTNQAAREKIEHGYRMSAPENCPREVYEVMLSCWTYQSSERPLFSDIETILKRLSKLKF
- the LOC136426015 gene encoding tyrosine-protein kinase Fer-like isoform X1, translated to MGFGKHLQSGGDAHQALLHLMDQELKLLETIQRCIHIRIKSDREYAMALSGITTFANKHKILDIETPTLNAWNTVIEETETVSRYIKQNAEELSSVTLERITALIRDKKQTQQIYRAGRERIDQDFKQVVDQEVNKHKSKYKEAGRETSQAKRKYEEAVSKGKAGRDLDSTKDRYVKKTRKLHATHNDYLLATKSAILHQNGYRETLLPRLLDSHQQNQEEIADQLKDILADYQKKTNLTRKEFQSSHRKVEETLAALQSKEEYNSFIQQHKHEPPPYVNIDFDKSVWEEYKDPMLENQEVVLNNLTFETVQHSSTMFEASLRDCKTHLDEKLKQLNEKETEITELQKLGTEGKAECCVKTREQRELSQAINELKCTEMKLTAQEEMLQSKISELGDKEPPSGIDIADVSVPPPAAGEKTGGIKKIKSIFYTGLRMGGGGGRTSVSSEDPDPNDVHEETNDDAYHDVNMFPAKSLTDEEWYHGAIPRTETSQLLKEEGDFLVRESSQKPGEYVLSVKWGGIPKHFIIQSNAEGQFRFEGQAFPTINQLITHQWQSGQPVTKKSGTILASPVKKDKWELSHDDVIIGEKLGRGNFGDVMRGVLKDDKTPVAVKTCRETLPKQVKDKFLMEARILKQYDHPNIVRLIGVCSQRHPIYIVMELVPNGDFLTFLRNQGGILTTNQLVKMSLDAAAGMAYLEAKSCIHRDLAARNCLVGNNNAVKISDFGMSREEEDGVYNVSGGMKQIPIKWTAPEAMNYGRYTTESDVWSFGVLLWEVFSLGSTPYPGMTNQAAREKIEHGYRMSAPENCPREVYEVMLSCWTYQSSERPLFSDIETILKRLSKLKF